The sequence below is a genomic window from Methylotuvimicrobium sp. KM2.
GATGTATTCACCCACCACCTTAATACCATAATCCATTTGCTATGATAAACAATTTTGGATTATTTAGGTGCTGGGTTCACGCGTCCTTAGAAATCAATGCCTGACACCAATCTACCGCATGCGCCGAATAATTACATCTTGACTATATTTGGCCGGCAGAACCCGGCCCATTTTTGACACTCAGGCTTCTCCAAAGCCGCCAGTCGGTAAAATAAAGATTTTTGGAACGAGTGGGCTACAAAGCAGTTGTTAGCGACCGCATCCAACGGCCATAACCGGTCGCTGGTGATGTCGGCGAAATTTTCATTCCCTAACCTCAACGAATGTCAGCTTTTCGGAAGGGAACTTTGAATCCTCATCGGCTTGAGTCGGCCAAAAAGAGACGAACAGTGACTGGTTTTTAAAGGCGAGTATGAGACATAAAGCGGTCGTCTAATACAAAGTAATTAAGTCAAAAAAACACAGCCCTATGTAAAAATCGATAACCGATAGGGTGTTTTCGCGATAGCAAAACGCCAATATTCTTCAAAGCCATGGCGGATTGCCGGTTGACGAATCCACCTTACCAGGTCAGTCTTTCTCTAGCAATTCTAAGCCTCGCGCCAAGTTTCCACGTCCTCTTTCCGCTCTAATTAAAAAACGAGTTTCAGCATCCAGCTCGGCGAGCATCAAAGTGGCCATTTCGTCGATCAGACGGTTGACGCTGATGCCACGCTGATGAGCTACCTCTTTAAGGCGACGGTACTTGTCATCGGGTAGTCTTACGGTCAGTGCTGTCATGTTGCTATTTCCTTCAAAAATGCTTCAGGTGTCAGTACAGTCAAATGCGGAAAATTCAATTCCATTCTGGATAGATCACGAAGATTGCGAGTTACTATAAATTGCGCATTACCGGCAACCGCTAGCTCAACCAAATGGTTATCACCCTCGTCAGGTAGATTCGGCCGCCAGCCATAATAGATTCGCGTCCACTGACAAACCGAGAGGAAAATATCCAGAAGCTCATTACGTTCTTCAGCACTCAGACGACTACGTTGAAATAACGTTGCCCGGGCCAGTACATCTTCGTACTCGTTAAACAATGCCGAGCCCATTAAGGGGACGGCCTGACCTCGTAAACAAGTAGCGATCACCGCGTTAGCAGAGCCTTGGCTTAAACAGGCAGCCAAAAAAATATTGGTATCTACGACAATTTTCATAAGTATGCGGTAGCATAGCTGCAACCACTAATCTTAGCAATGACATGATTCAATGCCGGAGGACAGCACCTATCAGTCACGTAAAAAGGCAGATTTCGATATTGACTGTCAGCTTAGTATTAGTTCGCCGACAACCGTGATTTGGGCTGAATGTCGCTTGTGGGTCGATTGAACTCAGTGACGAATGGCGCTTTCAGGAATCGAAATTTCAATGACAGCTTTCCGGTGATCAATCTGAAGAGAGGACAGTCACCTGGCGACCCTAAAGAGACATTGGGATTAAATGTTGACGATTGTTCGAATCTTGTAATGATTCAGTCATTGGCTTTAGACAAATTCCCCAACTTGACTTGATTCCAGTCAAGTTGGGCAGCGTATGTCAAACCGATTCAAATCCATCTCTTTAGCCCAAGCATTGACAAAATCCTCTACGAACTCGTCTTTGGCATCATCCGAAACATAGGCCTCCGGCATCGCGGCCCATTTGACCGGGTTGGTCGTGCGATCCCGGCCCTCGTAAATGCCTTCGGTTGCCAATTTTCTCCATTGAGTTGACATATCGAGCAGATTCACGAAGAAGTCGTTAGTTAAGGTGCCCGGCCGTAGGGTAAATACACATAAGCGCCAATGGGTAATCGAACTATCGCCGACCATCGTGGTGGCCGCCCGGCCGAATCGGCGTTGCCCGATTTTTTGGGTCACTGCGGCAAAGAGTAACTTGCCGTGCAAATATAAATCCGCCAGCTTGCTGTCTTTTCGGGCGCGTAGCCGGTCGATATCAGACAAGCTCTTTAGCCGCTTTATGACCAGCTCCACTTGCCAGCCAACCCGGTAGAGCTCAGCGATTGATTTCGTGTCGAGCGACGATTCGGGGAGCGAAGTAAAAATCAACACCCAATCGCTCAGCATCAAGGTCTTTTCGCTCGCAGTGCGACCTTTATCACGCGCGCGTTATTTCGCTTTCTGGAATTCAAATAGGCTGAAGTTTATACGTAATCAGGTTTTTTTATTCTTACACGATTTTTCAATCGGATTATAAAAATACAACACCTAGTAGATAACGCCAAATGCCATGAAAAGATTCGCGCCTTGGGATGGCCCGTCAACGTTGTGCTTGATCTACGGTGCTTATATTTTATGGGCCGAGAGTTACGGAAATTGCTAACTAATGGGGGCGATTGACTCATTTTTTCCGGTTTAGGCGCAGCGAATTAACGATGACCGACACCGAACTGAGAGCCATCGCTGCCGAGGCGATGGCCGGATTTAGCTTACCGGCCACTGCAAACGGTATTGCAATCGCGTTATAACCGAATGCCCAAGTCAGATTCTGCTTGATAATACTTAGTGTATTCTCGCTCAATTCGATGGCATCGGCGATTTTGCCGATATCGCCGTCCAACAGCACCAAGTCGGCCGCTTCGATGGCGATATCGGTTCCTTTATCGATAACCAGGCTAACATTGGCGGCCGCTAGTGCAGGCGCATCGTTAATGCCGTCGCCGATCATCGCGACTTTGTGCCCGCTTTCGCGTAATTGACGAATTAACGCTAATTTTTTGGCGGGATCCGCCTCGGAATACACAGTAACGATTCCTACCTGCTCGGAAATATGTCGGGCCGCCAATTCGGTATCGCCGGTCACCATCCAGGTATCGATCCCGGCTTGATGCAAATGTTCGACGACTTGACGGGCGTTCGGCCGTATCGTATCGGTAGCGGCAAACAACGCCGCCGCGCGCCGATCGATTGCAAGATAAACCAAGGTCTTGCCTTGCTGAGCCAGTTTTTTTGAGGTCGCTTTAAGCGGTGTTAGATCGATCTGGTGTTGTTTCATCCAAAGATCGCTGCCAAGCAATAATTGGCGGTCACCGATTTGAGCGCGAATACCCCGATCCGGCGCATTATGAAATTGCGAGGATTCTTCTATTTCCATGCCACGCTCTTTGGCGTAGCGTACAATCGCTTGACCTAAAAAATGTTCCGAATTGAACTCCGCTGACGCGGCAAGCTGCAACAGACGCTCGTCGTCGAAATCCGATACATTGAACAAGTCGGTTATTTCGGCAACACCTTCAGTGATCGTCCCGGTTTTGTCGAATAAAACGGTATCGATGGATGCCGCCGTTTCCAGGACTTCGCCGTTCCTAATATAAATGCCGCGCCTGGCCGCCTGACCGGTTCCCACCATCGTTGCCGCCGGCGTTGCCAAACCGAGCGCGCAAGGGCATGAAATCAACAATACGGCAATCGCATTGGACAAAGCATGCGCTACCCTCTCACCAGCCAACAGCCAGCCTCCGAAAGTGGCTCCCGACAATACGATCACCGACGGCACGAACACCGATGCGACGCTATCGACGGTTTTTTGTATTTTCAATTTTGACGCCTGAGCCTGGTCGACCATATGGATCAAACCCGACAAAAAGGTATCATTACCGGTTGCGGTGGCGCGCATTTGCAGTACGCCGCTACCGTTGATACTGCCGTCGTAGAGTTTATGACCGTGCTCTTTGATCGCTGGCATCGCCGAGCCGGTTACCATTGCTTCGTTGACGCTGGATAACCCTTTGATCACTTCACCGTCCGCCGGGATGCGCTCGCCCGGCCTGATCAGAAGGATATCGTCGATCTCGATTTGTTCGGCCATGATTTTTAATTCTTTACCGTCTTTGAGCACGGTCGCTTGATGAGGCTGTAGATTCACCAATTTGCGTATATCCTGAACCGCCCGGTTTTTGGCTAGTTCTTCCAGATAGCGGCCTACCGTCACAAAATCGATAATCGCAGTCGCCGCATCGAAATAGACATGCCGGGAGGGACGAAATAATGCCGGAATGCTGTAGATATAAGCCGCACCAACCCCTAGCGCAACCAAACTATCCATCTCGGCAGCGCCTCGCTTGGCTTGGTTAAACGCTTTTTTGAAAATGTCTCGGCCGCCGCCGATAATAGCGGCACCGGCTAAAACGGCTTGTATCAATAGTAGTGTGCGCGATTTTGAGCCTATCGCACTCAGCAACCAAACCGGCACGCTCAATTTGCTTAGCGCCAGTATTTGTCGTTTGGCTTTATGTAAATGCTTGCGCTCAAGATCGAATAATAATTTTCGTTCGGCCAAGGAATCGATCGAAAAGCCCTGATAGCCATTATCCGCGATAATTTTGAATAACTTATCTTTCGGCAAGTAAGTTTTGATACGCGCGGTTTCGGAAATGTAATTGACACTGGCGTGAAGCACATCAGGCTGCCGCTGCAAGACCATTTCCAAATATAATGCGCAGGATGCGCAGCTCATATCACCGACACCGATGACAAAGTCTTGGGCAGGTTTGTCGGAATAATTTTTATCGCGCTTAAGGCTTTTCAGCGCTTCGCGCGGTTGTAGGCCGATATTGGCGATTACGGCATCAAGCAGATGCAATAAATTTACGACCGGCAATTTTTCCGGATCGAATAATATTGTTAACGACCCAATCTGCGGCGTGATATTAACCGACTCAACGCCTTCGCGTTTCAACAATAGAATTTGCAAGATATAAGCACGCTCTCGATCTTTTCGCAAACTCGGAACGATGATGCGGAGCCGTTTGTTTAAGCGGTGTGCAATCGAAAAATGCTTGGTCGGTTGAATCGTATCCATATTGCCCATTTTTATGTTTCCGTCTGCCATTTTAACTTTCCGCTTCAGCATAACCGCTTATCAATAAATTACAAGCCCCTTCTTTAAGCATGGTTTTAAAGCCTGAGCCGACGCCCATTCACCTTTCACCTTTCACCTTTCACCTTTCACCTTTCACCTTTCACCTTTCATCTTTCATCTTTCATCTTTCATCTTTCATCTTTCATCATTATAAACCTCATAAGTTTGCATACCGCCCGATAAATTTCTAACCCGAAATCCGTTTTGCTGTAGAATCCGCGTGGCATTGTATGCTCTTTGCCCAACGCCGCAAACGACCCAAATTTCACGTTCGCGGGATAATTCATTTAATCGATCGCGTAAATTATCCAATGGAATGTTTATCGCATTTGGAATATGTTTCTGCAGAAATTCCGCTTCGGTTCGCACGTCGACAAGCTGAGCCTGTGTAAAAGGATCGTCCAATATAAAAGCGAGTAATTGCGCCGCTTCGTCCTGATCTTCCGTAACTTGTACATGCGTTTCGAGTAACTCTTCCCATTTTGCAAGCGGATGCATACCGCGCAATTGATTGGCCGCTATCATGCCGGCTAGATTCACAGGATCTTTGGTGGCTCCAAATTGCGGGGCGTAACACAATTCGGCTTCCTCTAAATCGTAAACGCTACCGCCCATTTGTATGAATGCCGAAATAATATCGATACGCCGCGCCACACCGGACTCGCCGAGCGCTTGAGCGCCGAGAATTTTGCCGTTGCAACTATCGTACAACAATTTCATGTGAATCGGCTTCGCTCCTGGGTAATAACCGACATGATTGCCCGGATGCAAATAAACCTTTTCAAAATTTTCATAACCGATCTTCTGTAAGGTCTTTTCATTGACGCCGGTATTGGCAATTGTCAAATCGAAAAGCCCGCAAACCGATGTCCCTTGAACGCCTCGGTAGGTCGATGGAATATCTTGCTGATCTCCATTGCTTAATATTGCCGCGGCCGCCAATCGACCTTGCCGGTTTGCAGGACCGGCCAAGGGTAATAGTTGCCATTCTCCGGTTATGACATTCCGTACTTCGACTACATCACCGACGGCCCAAATATGAGAGTCGCTGGTTTGCATGGTTTCATCGACTCGAATTCCGCCTAAATCTCCGATGGCCAAACCGGCTTGTCGCGCTAATTGAGTTCTAGGTTTTACGCCTACGGAGACCATGACCGCATCGCTGACTATCGATTCGCCGTCTTGCAGATGCACGGTTAGCGTCTGATCTTGATTCAGCTCAAACCGGTTAACTTGGCAGTTAAGCTGCAAATTAATATCATTTTTTTGCAAATACTGTGCGACAAATCTAGCCATTTCCTTATCTAATACCGGCATGACTTGATCGGTCGATTGCAACACGGTTACCGTTAAACCTCTTTTTTTAAGATTCTCCGCTAACTCTAAGCCTAAAAATCCTGCCCCCAAAACCACTGCGCTTTTCATATTCGCTAAATTGCCGCGTATTTTTCGGCTATCCGGAATCGTTCTTAACACATATATACCGGGTAAATCGATGCCGTCGATATCGGGCCAGACGGCCTCTGAACCGGTCGAAAGCACCAAGGCATCGTACGATTCATTCCGCTTCCTGCCGGTTTTTAAATCACACACTTCTATACTTTTATTCGTTCTATCGATCGCTAGAACTTCGCTATCGGTACAAACACGAATATTAAATCTTTTTTCGAACAGCTCCGGTGTTGCCACGAGCAATTTTTGTTCGTCGACAATGACATCGCCAATAAAATAAGGTAATCCGCAATTGGCAAAGCTAACATAGGAGCCCATTTCGAAAATGACGATTTCACAATGCTCGCACAATCGGCGAAGCCTTGCAGCGCAGCTTGCGCCCCCTGCGACGCCGCCGATAATTAATATTCTTTTTTTCATTGTCAATTGAGGCTCCTGCATCATTGCTTACGCCCATGTTAAGCCGCCAACAATCCGAGCTTGGAGCTTTTTTCGGCTCGAAATACGAACTATTTCAGGCAAATAAAAAGCCGATAATGTCATTATCGGCTTTTTAGAATATGGGGTTATTACAACGTGTTGCTTGCGTTTAAGTCTTGGAATGCTTGTTGCAGACGTGTGACCATGCCGACTTGACCTGCACGTTGCCACACGCGAGGATCATAGTATTTTTTATTCGGCTTATCTTCACCGTCAGGGTTACCGATTTGTCCTTGTAAATAACCTTCGTTTTTCTTATAGAAATCCATCACGCCAGCCCAGGTGGCCCATTGAGTGTCGGTGTCGATATTCATTTTAACGACGCCGTAGCTGATCGATTCCTTGATTTCCTCTGGAGAGGAGCCCGATCCGCCATGGAAAACAAAAGTCAGGCTATTTTCCGGTAAGCTGAATTTTTCTGAAACATATTTTTGCGAATCGCGCAAAATTGTCGGAGTCAATTTAACATTGCCCGGTTTGTACACGCCGTGCACATTTCCGAATGACGCAGCAATCGTGAAACGGTGGCTGATTTTGCTTAAATGCTCATAAGCATAAGCGACGTCTTCCGGCTGCGTATAGAGCATAGAATGATCCATACCGGTATTATCTACGCCGTCTTCTTCGCCGCCCGTGCAACCCAATTCAATTTCAAGAGTCATGCCCATTTTGGACATGCGCTCCAAATATTTACCGCATATTTCAATGTTCTCTTCCAGACTTTCCTCGGAAAGATCCAGCATATGCGAACTGAATAAAGGCTTACCGGTTTTTTCGAAATGCTTTTCGCCGGCATCCAATAGGCCATCGATCCATGGTAATAGCTTTTTCGCGGCATGGTCGGTATGCAGAATAACCGGTACACCATAATGTTCCGCCATCAGATGAACATGCTGTGCACCGGAAATAGCACCTAAAATCGAAGGCATTTGACCTTCTAAGCTAACGCCTTTACCGGCAAAAAAAGCCGCGCCGCCGTTGGAAAACTGAATGATAACGGGGGATTTCGCTTTAGCTGCGCTTTCAAGTACCGAGTTAATCGTATCGGTACTGATGACATTAACTGCGGGAAGCGCAAACTTGTGTTCCTTACAAAACG
It includes:
- the fbaA gene encoding class II fructose-bisphosphate aldolase, with product MAQKILDIVKPGVVTGEDVQKVFAFCKEHKFALPAVNVISTDTINSVLESAAKAKSPVIIQFSNGGAAFFAGKGVSLEGQMPSILGAISGAQHVHLMAEHYGVPVILHTDHAAKKLLPWIDGLLDAGEKHFEKTGKPLFSSHMLDLSEESLEENIEICGKYLERMSKMGMTLEIELGCTGGEEDGVDNTGMDHSMLYTQPEDVAYAYEHLSKISHRFTIAASFGNVHGVYKPGNVKLTPTILRDSQKYVSEKFSLPENSLTFVFHGGSGSSPEEIKESISYGVVKMNIDTDTQWATWAGVMDFYKKNEGYLQGQIGNPDGEDKPNKKYYDPRVWQRAGQVGMVTRLQQAFQDLNASNTL
- a CDS encoding heavy metal translocating P-type ATPase codes for the protein MADGNIKMGNMDTIQPTKHFSIAHRLNKRLRIIVPSLRKDRERAYILQILLLKREGVESVNITPQIGSLTILFDPEKLPVVNLLHLLDAVIANIGLQPREALKSLKRDKNYSDKPAQDFVIGVGDMSCASCALYLEMVLQRQPDVLHASVNYISETARIKTYLPKDKLFKIIADNGYQGFSIDSLAERKLLFDLERKHLHKAKRQILALSKLSVPVWLLSAIGSKSRTLLLIQAVLAGAAIIGGGRDIFKKAFNQAKRGAAEMDSLVALGVGAAYIYSIPALFRPSRHVYFDAATAIIDFVTVGRYLEELAKNRAVQDIRKLVNLQPHQATVLKDGKELKIMAEQIEIDDILLIRPGERIPADGEVIKGLSSVNEAMVTGSAMPAIKEHGHKLYDGSINGSGVLQMRATATGNDTFLSGLIHMVDQAQASKLKIQKTVDSVASVFVPSVIVLSGATFGGWLLAGERVAHALSNAIAVLLISCPCALGLATPAATMVGTGQAARRGIYIRNGEVLETAASIDTVLFDKTGTITEGVAEITDLFNVSDFDDERLLQLAASAEFNSEHFLGQAIVRYAKERGMEIEESSQFHNAPDRGIRAQIGDRQLLLGSDLWMKQHQIDLTPLKATSKKLAQQGKTLVYLAIDRRAAALFAATDTIRPNARQVVEHLHQAGIDTWMVTGDTELAARHISEQVGIVTVYSEADPAKKLALIRQLRESGHKVAMIGDGINDAPALAAANVSLVIDKGTDIAIEAADLVLLDGDIGKIADAIELSENTLSIIKQNLTWAFGYNAIAIPFAVAGKLNPAIASAAMALSSVSVIVNSLRLNRKK
- a CDS encoding putative toxin-antitoxin system toxin component, PIN family, with translation MKIVVDTNIFLAACLSQGSANAVIATCLRGQAVPLMGSALFNEYEDVLARATLFQRSRLSAEERNELLDIFLSVCQWTRIYYGWRPNLPDEGDNHLVELAVAGNAQFIVTRNLRDLSRMELNFPHLTVLTPEAFLKEIAT
- a CDS encoding FAD-dependent oxidoreductase, whose product is MKKRILIIGGVAGGASCAARLRRLCEHCEIVIFEMGSYVSFANCGLPYFIGDVIVDEQKLLVATPELFEKRFNIRVCTDSEVLAIDRTNKSIEVCDLKTGRKRNESYDALVLSTGSEAVWPDIDGIDLPGIYVLRTIPDSRKIRGNLANMKSAVVLGAGFLGLELAENLKKRGLTVTVLQSTDQVMPVLDKEMARFVAQYLQKNDINLQLNCQVNRFELNQDQTLTVHLQDGESIVSDAVMVSVGVKPRTQLARQAGLAIGDLGGIRVDETMQTSDSHIWAVGDVVEVRNVITGEWQLLPLAGPANRQGRLAAAAILSNGDQQDIPSTYRGVQGTSVCGLFDLTIANTGVNEKTLQKIGYENFEKVYLHPGNHVGYYPGAKPIHMKLLYDSCNGKILGAQALGESGVARRIDIISAFIQMGGSVYDLEEAELCYAPQFGATKDPVNLAGMIAANQLRGMHPLAKWEELLETHVQVTEDQDEAAQLLAFILDDPFTQAQLVDVRTEAEFLQKHIPNAINIPLDNLRDRLNELSREREIWVVCGVGQRAYNATRILQQNGFRVRNLSGGMQTYEVYNDER
- a CDS encoding transposase, yielding MLSDWVLIFTSLPESSLDTKSIAELYRVGWQVELVIKRLKSLSDIDRLRARKDSKLADLYLHGKLLFAAVTQKIGQRRFGRAATTMVGDSSITHWRLCVFTLRPGTLTNDFFVNLLDMSTQWRKLATEGIYEGRDRTTNPVKWAAMPEAYVSDDAKDEFVEDFVNAWAKEMDLNRFDIRCPT
- a CDS encoding toxin-antitoxin system HicB family antitoxin translates to MTALTVRLPDDKYRRLKEVAHQRGISVNRLIDEMATLMLAELDAETRFLIRAERGRGNLARGLELLEKD